The following coding sequences lie in one Rutidosis leptorrhynchoides isolate AG116_Rl617_1_P2 chromosome 4, CSIRO_AGI_Rlap_v1, whole genome shotgun sequence genomic window:
- the LOC139841992 gene encoding uncharacterized protein has product MEVEDLLNSQSESEESVTNSDSAESDSDEDLIQDGHNALNYLDLLDAMDQEDEARNSRTIFRRRRLQRDRIDTGNRLYRDYFSDNPTFPGDYFRNRYRMSKSLFNRIGHAILSYDAQPRPDYFKYFDQRFDATGQLGFSIFQKCTSAIRQLAYGIAPDAFDEYLHMGASTSRDCLNNYCKCIIHMFSREYLMKPTEEDVRRLHAKHLGMHAFPGMLGSLDCMHWAWKNCPVAWQGHYHRVIMKDQQ; this is encoded by the coding sequence atggAAGTGGAAGATTTATTAAATTCTCAGAGTGAAAGCGAGGAGAGCGTGACAAATAGTGATAGCGCAGAGTCCGATTCCGATGAAGATTTAATTCAAGACGGTCACAACGCGCTTAACTATCTCGATTTGCTTGATGCAATGGACCAAGAAGATGAAGCTCGAAATTCTCGTACAATTTTTAGAAGACGTCGGTTACAAAGAGATCGGATTGATACCGGTAATCGTTTGTACAGAGACTATTTCTCGGATAATCCAACATTTCCGGGTGATTATTTTCGAAATCGATACCGAATGAGTAAGTCATTGTTTAATCGTATTGGTCATGCTATTCTATCATATGATGCTCAACCGAGACCCGATTATTTTAAATATTTTGATCAACGTTTTGATGCAACCGGTCAACTCGGTTTCAGTATTTTTCAAAAGTGTACATCGGCGATACGTCAATTGGCGTATGGCATTGCGCCTGATGCATTCGATGAATATTTACACATGGGCGCATCTACGTCTCGTGACTGTTTAAACAATTATTGTAAATGTATTATTCATATGTTTTCGCGAGAATATTTAATGAAACCAACTGAAGAAGATGTTCGTCGATTGCATGCCAAACATTTGGGGATGCACGCTTTTCCGGGGATGTTAGGTAGTCTTGATTGCATGCACTGGGCTTGGAAAAATTGTCCAGTTGCGTGGCAAGGGCATTACCACAGGGTGATCATGAAGGACCAACAATAA